In one window of Methanosarcina vacuolata Z-761 DNA:
- a CDS encoding methyltransferase cognate corrinoid protein — MTNTEIFDKLRDAIVNQNVAGTPELCKEALASGIPALDIITKGLSVGMKIVGDKFEAAEIFLPQIMMSGKAMSNAMEVLTPELEKNKKEGEEAGLAITFVAEGDIHDIGHRLVTTMLGANGFQIFDLGVDVLNETVVEEAAKHKGKKVLLVGSALMTTSMLGQKDLMDRLREENLRDDVKCMFGGAPVSDKWITEIGADATAENAAEAAKVALEVMK, encoded by the coding sequence ATGACAAATACTGAAATCTTTGATAAGTTACGCGACGCAATCGTAAATCAAAACGTCGCAGGTACTCCAGAGCTATGCAAGGAAGCTCTGGCTTCAGGAATTCCGGCACTTGACATTATTACAAAGGGCCTTTCCGTTGGAATGAAAATTGTCGGTGACAAGTTCGAAGCCGCCGAGATTTTTTTGCCTCAAATTATGATGTCCGGAAAAGCAATGAGCAATGCAATGGAAGTCCTTACCCCTGAACTTGAAAAGAACAAGAAAGAGGGAGAAGAAGCAGGACTTGCCATCACCTTTGTTGCAGAAGGGGATATTCACGACATTGGTCACAGGCTTGTTACCACAATGCTCGGAGCAAATGGGTTCCAAATCTTTGACCTTGGAGTTGATGTGCTTAATGAAACCGTTGTAGAAGAGGCTGCAAAGCACAAGGGAAAAAAAGTCCTCTTGGTAGGCTCTGCCCTTATGACCACCTCCATGCTTGGCCAGAAAGACCTTATGGACAGGCTCAGAGAAGAAAACCTGAGGGACGATGTAAAGTGCATGTTCGGAGGAGCCCCTGTGTCTGATAAATGGATTACCGAGATTGGAGCGGATGCAACTGCAGAAAACGCTGCTGAAGCTGCAAAAGTTGCACTTGAGGTAATGAAATAA
- a CDS encoding acetolactate synthase large subunit produces MKASDLFVAQLEEEGVEYIFGLPGEENLDLLESLRTSRIKLIITRHEQAAAFMAATYGRLTGKPGVCFSTLGPGATNLVTGVAQAQLIGAPLISISGQKSLTDNWQARFQLVNTVRMMEPLCKKAVSITDPGMIPTVIRNAFKHAEADRPGAIHIELPEDVAEEETEATVQKRSEIKIPYPDPEAVKRAATMICEAKNPLIIVSSGANRKAITGELENFVEQTGIYLVHTQMGKGVVPDDCSYSLFATGIHARDYVNCGIDGADLIITIGYDIVEYPPYLWNGTLDKQIINIDFVESVPDRYFNPTVEVIGNIASSIRELAASIPEKREFPIFEHTRNFIEEKINAVARKSYPPVPQAVVKSVRKALGREDIITLDNGIYKLWFARLYKTYAPNTVLLDNALATMGAGLPSGITAKLLHPERRVLAICGDGGFMMNCQELETAIRYGIPVVVLILNDNGFGFIKWKQKKMHFEDFGLDYGNPDFSLFARSFGAMGVRIKEDDDLAEVLEKAFALNKVAVIECPIDYSVNYETFSIELGKLTCKF; encoded by the coding sequence ATGAAAGCTTCGGATCTTTTTGTTGCCCAGCTTGAAGAAGAAGGCGTTGAGTATATTTTCGGACTGCCAGGTGAAGAAAACCTTGACCTGCTTGAGTCCCTGAGGACTTCCAGAATCAAACTGATCATAACAAGACACGAACAGGCTGCGGCTTTTATGGCTGCAACATATGGGAGGTTGACCGGAAAGCCAGGAGTCTGCTTTTCAACACTTGGACCCGGAGCCACAAATCTTGTTACAGGCGTTGCCCAAGCACAGCTTATAGGAGCACCTCTTATTTCTATATCCGGACAGAAGTCTCTGACTGACAACTGGCAGGCCCGTTTCCAGCTTGTAAACACTGTCAGAATGATGGAGCCTCTCTGCAAAAAGGCTGTATCCATTACCGATCCGGGAATGATCCCTACAGTGATCCGTAATGCCTTCAAACATGCCGAAGCTGACAGGCCGGGAGCTATACATATTGAGCTTCCGGAAGACGTAGCTGAAGAAGAAACTGAGGCCACGGTGCAGAAGCGAAGTGAAATTAAAATTCCTTACCCCGATCCTGAGGCTGTAAAAAGAGCTGCGACTATGATCTGTGAGGCTAAAAATCCCCTGATAATAGTTTCATCAGGAGCAAACCGAAAAGCTATCACTGGGGAGCTCGAAAATTTTGTCGAGCAAACAGGCATCTACCTGGTGCATACCCAGATGGGGAAAGGAGTCGTTCCTGATGATTGCAGCTACAGTCTCTTTGCCACAGGAATTCATGCAAGGGACTATGTTAACTGCGGAATTGACGGGGCTGACCTTATTATCACTATTGGTTATGATATAGTCGAATATCCTCCTTACCTGTGGAACGGTACACTGGACAAACAGATCATAAATATTGATTTTGTGGAATCCGTGCCTGATAGGTACTTTAACCCCACAGTAGAAGTCATAGGGAATATTGCTTCTTCAATCCGGGAACTTGCTGCAAGTATTCCGGAGAAAAGGGAGTTTCCTATCTTTGAACACACCAGGAATTTCATTGAAGAAAAAATAAATGCTGTTGCCAGGAAAAGCTACCCTCCTGTTCCACAGGCTGTAGTTAAGAGTGTCAGAAAGGCGCTGGGGAGAGAAGATATAATTACACTGGACAATGGAATTTATAAACTCTGGTTCGCTCGCCTTTACAAGACCTATGCTCCCAATACTGTGCTCCTTGATAATGCTCTTGCAACCATGGGTGCAGGTCTCCCTTCAGGGATTACTGCTAAGCTTCTTCATCCGGAGCGCCGTGTGCTTGCAATCTGTGGGGACGGAGGTTTTATGATGAACTGCCAGGAACTTGAGACCGCAATCCGCTATGGAATTCCTGTTGTTGTCCTTATCCTCAATGACAATGGTTTCGGCTTTATTAAGTGGAAGCAGAAAAAAATGCATTTTGAGGATTTCGGGCTGGATTATGGAAATCCTGATTTTTCTCTCTTTGCCAGGAGCTTCGGGGCTATGGGTGTCAGGATTAAGGAAGACGACGACCTTGCAGAAGTTCTGGAGAAAGCTTTTGCCTTGAATAAGGTGGCAGTTATTGAGTGCCCGATTGACTATTCCGTAAACTATGAAACTTTCTCGATAGAATTGGGAAAGCTTACATGTAAGTTCTGA
- a CDS encoding HEAT repeat domain-containing protein: MDDDIKNLIKKLERSVFAGNRATAAEKLGDLGDPCALTALIGALDDSNPKVRAAAAEALGKLNMPEAIPGLINALNDSDSPVKKTAIASLEKISTPEAISGIVKGFEDRDRFVQKEAVKSLMRIGSRDAIYALEKSLSYPDYSLRRISIIALGKIDTYEAALCLVKAIENSDNKTRQQAAETLGKRGKSDVLDELMEILRDPRQPVQETASETLCKIVSVSTSVPVLVKALGASSRDIRKVSIETLWKIRTPEAVAGLLRALDDPDWYLRSRAADALGDIGSPEAVRGLVKAFDIYENSVRKAITCALGKSGAPEAIEGLVKALNDPDNSVRESAVLGLGRSGTNEAISGLLRALDDTKAAVREAAASALGDLKAQQAVPKLVEILEKPDSPMQKAAICSLEKIGTPEAVAGLIRATESTDACVRRAALKALEKINKTNSSPAPTPDETENPGTKPVIRSRLTDDDSEVRTETSTLSGDICNMNSLKELELSISVEETKESRAHQNAINEKKNGIGLTCPYCSRSLNLTTAPNFCPFCGMKLKLKY, from the coding sequence ATGGACGACGATATCAAAAATCTTATTAAGAAATTGGAACGCTCGGTCTTTGCAGGAAACCGGGCAACTGCTGCCGAAAAACTTGGTGATCTAGGGGATCCTTGTGCTTTAACCGCGCTGATTGGAGCGCTGGATGACTCAAATCCGAAAGTAAGAGCTGCTGCTGCAGAAGCCCTGGGAAAACTCAACATGCCGGAAGCTATCCCTGGTCTTATAAATGCTCTTAATGATTCTGATAGTCCGGTTAAAAAGACTGCAATTGCTTCTCTTGAAAAAATTAGCACACCTGAAGCTATCTCAGGCATTGTGAAAGGGTTCGAGGACAGGGACAGGTTTGTCCAGAAGGAAGCGGTGAAATCCTTGATGAGGATAGGCTCAAGAGATGCAATTTACGCCCTTGAGAAATCCCTATCTTATCCGGATTATTCGCTGAGAAGGATTTCAATAATAGCCCTTGGAAAAATCGACACTTATGAAGCTGCTCTCTGCCTGGTAAAGGCAATTGAAAACTCGGATAACAAAACAAGGCAGCAAGCTGCCGAAACCCTGGGAAAAAGGGGTAAGTCGGATGTGCTTGATGAGCTAATGGAAATCCTCAGGGACCCAAGACAACCTGTGCAGGAAACTGCATCCGAAACGCTTTGCAAAATTGTAAGTGTGTCAACTTCAGTGCCTGTGCTGGTCAAGGCTCTCGGAGCTTCGAGCAGGGATATAAGAAAAGTTTCAATTGAAACTCTTTGGAAAATCAGAACGCCTGAAGCAGTTGCAGGGCTTTTGAGAGCCCTGGATGACCCTGACTGGTATCTGAGGAGCCGCGCTGCAGATGCCCTGGGAGATATAGGTTCTCCGGAAGCGGTTCGGGGACTGGTTAAAGCTTTTGATATATATGAAAACTCCGTCAGGAAGGCGATTACCTGTGCTCTTGGAAAAAGCGGAGCCCCTGAAGCCATAGAAGGACTGGTTAAAGCTCTTAATGACCCTGATAATTCGGTAAGGGAATCAGCAGTTCTGGGCCTTGGAAGATCAGGCACTAATGAAGCCATTTCAGGCCTTTTAAGAGCTCTGGATGACACTAAGGCAGCAGTGAGAGAAGCTGCGGCTTCTGCGCTTGGGGATCTCAAAGCGCAGCAAGCTGTTCCTAAATTGGTGGAAATCCTTGAAAAACCTGATAGCCCAATGCAAAAAGCCGCTATCTGCTCACTTGAGAAAATCGGAACCCCAGAGGCAGTTGCAGGGCTTATCAGAGCTACTGAAAGTACAGATGCCTGCGTGCGAAGGGCTGCATTGAAAGCTCTTGAAAAAATTAATAAAACAAATTCCTCACCTGCACCCACTCCTGATGAGACCGAAAATCCTGGAACAAAGCCTGTTATTAGGAGCCGCTTGACAGATGATGATTCTGAAGTTCGGACTGAAACTTCAACTCTCTCAGGTGATATCTGCAATATGAATTCTCTTAAAGAGCTTGAACTTTCAATTTCTGTTGAAGAAACAAAGGAGTCCAGAGCCCACCAAAACGCAATTAACGAGAAGAAAAATGGAATCGGGTTGACCTGCCCATATTGCTCCAGAAGCCTGAATCTCACCACTGCTCCCAACTTCTGTCCTTTCTGCGGGATGAAGTTGAAGCTGAAATATTAA
- a CDS encoding phytoene desaturase family protein, protein MKRYDVIVVGAGISGLLAALTLSKHGKKVLVLEKRRHLGGNCNSYMVDGYQVDTGAHAITHLIEGPLKRLMDNYFDFLPVFEDYGHYYVRTENAFVKIPSNLKDFVTFDVLPRKDRVLLSQTLTKAFTLSSFGIDLSNQSVYDFLPKSLSKETYDFVDTISAFLSGRSMKETSAQRVLSGSSFVRDSITQEQFDAMIGRLEQKKSQSTESILASILPYHLHASLQARMTRVTQPFTSLERLATNNVNYSQGYPRKGLKALLNAILYSLPETVEIKNECEVKSILVQDGKVSGVEADEIYNSDLVIYTGFATELPRLIKDLPEEYMENLRGIVHSKSLTIWLGLEKDFPDFNYTGSEIWFKDFAYWATPISNYDPSLAPKDKQLIGFSFVIDENKNEEQETEKAYETIFRAHPNIEKYIDMQHEQIMVPEKAAVTIDGKFADIRTPVRNLYVAGTDTDKRSMGITRASYSIIELLKILNEDGNLH, encoded by the coding sequence ATGAAAAGATACGATGTAATTGTTGTTGGGGCGGGCATAAGTGGACTTCTTGCAGCGCTTACGCTTTCAAAGCATGGAAAAAAAGTCCTTGTTCTTGAAAAAAGACGACATTTGGGCGGGAACTGCAACAGCTACATGGTAGATGGCTATCAGGTAGATACAGGAGCACATGCAATTACCCATCTTATTGAAGGCCCTCTGAAGAGGTTGATGGACAACTATTTCGATTTTTTACCTGTGTTTGAAGACTATGGACATTACTATGTTCGAACTGAAAATGCTTTTGTCAAAATTCCTTCCAACCTGAAAGATTTCGTGACTTTTGATGTGCTTCCAAGAAAAGACAGGGTATTGCTTTCCCAGACCCTTACAAAAGCCTTTACCCTTTCATCATTCGGAATAGATCTGTCCAACCAGTCAGTATATGATTTCCTGCCGAAAAGTCTTTCAAAGGAAACTTACGACTTTGTGGATACCATATCAGCTTTTCTCTCTGGCAGGTCAATGAAGGAAACTTCTGCCCAGCGTGTTCTGTCTGGAAGCAGTTTTGTCAGAGACAGCATCACCCAGGAACAATTTGATGCAATGATCGGAAGACTGGAACAGAAAAAATCCCAATCTACAGAGTCTATCCTTGCCTCAATCCTTCCATATCACCTCCACGCTTCTCTTCAAGCCAGGATGACAAGGGTCACCCAGCCTTTTACCTCTCTTGAAAGGCTTGCAACAAATAATGTAAATTATTCTCAGGGCTATCCCAGAAAAGGCTTAAAAGCCCTGCTTAACGCCATTCTTTACTCTCTGCCGGAAACTGTTGAAATCAAAAATGAATGTGAAGTTAAATCCATCCTTGTACAGGATGGAAAAGTTTCAGGCGTAGAAGCCGATGAAATATATAACTCTGACCTTGTTATCTACACAGGTTTTGCAACCGAGCTTCCCAGACTCATAAAAGATCTCCCTGAAGAATATATGGAAAATCTCAGAGGTATCGTCCATAGTAAAAGCCTGACCATCTGGCTTGGACTGGAAAAAGATTTTCCCGATTTTAATTACACGGGCTCAGAGATCTGGTTCAAGGATTTTGCCTACTGGGCAACTCCTATCAGTAACTATGACCCTTCGCTTGCCCCAAAGGACAAGCAGCTTATTGGATTTTCCTTCGTGATTGATGAAAATAAAAACGAAGAACAGGAGACAGAAAAAGCCTACGAGACGATTTTCCGGGCTCACCCAAACATTGAGAAATATATCGATATGCAGCATGAACAGATAATGGTCCCGGAAAAAGCCGCAGTTACGATTGACGGGAAATTTGCAGATATTCGAACCCCTGTTCGCAACCTCTATGTAGCGGGCACTGATACTGACAAACGCAGCATGGGAATTACCCGGGCTTCATATTCGATTATTGAGCTCCTAAAGATTCTTAATGAAGATGGGAATCTTCATTAA
- the eif1A gene encoding translation initiation factor eIF-1A codes for MANYRSNIRKRKAGTGSSVPATQEVTRVRTPRRENHEVLATVSSLLGSKRVTLQCMDGIVRMGRIPGSKNKKMWIHEGDVVIVAPWDIQDSKADVIWKYTRPQVEWLERKGYLK; via the coding sequence CTGGCGAACTATAGAAGCAATATAAGAAAAAGAAAAGCAGGAACTGGAAGTTCAGTGCCCGCTACTCAGGAAGTAACAAGAGTACGCACACCGCGTAGGGAAAATCACGAAGTTCTGGCAACAGTATCAAGTTTACTTGGTTCAAAAAGAGTTACGCTGCAATGTATGGACGGTATAGTCCGAATGGGCCGGATTCCCGGGTCCAAAAACAAGAAAATGTGGATACATGAGGGGGACGTAGTAATCGTCGCTCCGTGGGACATTCAGGATTCTAAAGCCGATGTGATCTGGAAGTACACAAGGCCCCAGGTCGAGTGGCTCGAGAGAAAAGGGTACCTCAAATAA
- a CDS encoding flavin reductase family protein, with the protein MLSFRPPPCVSVSLRKATYSYAGIMENRAFTISTTSEAYLKQTDNFGTAGGRDEDKFCLTPVRSKLVPAPYVGEFPVVLERKLLHNFDIGLHTLQENSWISKSVPGYQSR; encoded by the coding sequence TTGCTATCGTTTCGACCCCCTCCATGCGTTAGCGTATCTTTAAGAAAAGCGACTTACAGCTATGCGGGCATCATGGAAAATAGGGCATTTACAATCAGTACCACATCAGAAGCTTATTTAAAACAGACCGATAACTTTGGAACCGCAGGTGGAAGGGATGAAGATAAGTTTTGCCTGACGCCGGTAAGAAGCAAGCTTGTGCCTGCCCCTTATGTGGGTGAATTTCCTGTTGTCCTGGAGCGCAAGCTTCTGCATAACTTTGATATAGGGCTCCATACCCTGCAAGAGAACTCCTGGATATCAAAGTCGGTGCCTGGATATCAAAGCCGATGA
- a CDS encoding NAD-dependent succinate-semialdehyde dehydrogenase, whose product MRIKSINPYTEEVNWTYDSFSFEECESMIENSRTAFSGWSSLSVEERTKYFSRVGKVLRQNAEIYAEIITKEMGKPIRQSRDEIEKCAWICDYYAENAAEFLKDEVVDIGAEKSYVTFEPLGVIFGIIPWSFPFEHVFRFAVPSMCAGNVCIIKHASNVPASALEIEKIFLEAGFPENVFNTLLIDSKTAMEIIEEELVDGISLTGNIDGGSEIGELAGSLVKPLVLELGSSDPFIVLEDADLERATQVAAKSSFLNTGQSHIAAKRFIVLETIAVDFIEAFELEMQELKIGDPMDEETDIGPLAKKEFLDSLERVLKDAKKKGAEPHVYGEDHSKGFFFRPTLIPAASTDMKVCNVEVFGPIAPVITVKNEDEAVKVANATEFGLGAEIWSRDLERAQRLAKRIKFGLVAINGMVKSDPRLPFGGVKKSGIGRELSHYGLKEFVNIKTVVVNK is encoded by the coding sequence ATGAGAATAAAATCCATTAATCCTTACACTGAAGAAGTAAACTGGACATACGATTCTTTTTCTTTTGAAGAATGCGAGTCCATGATTGAAAATTCCAGGACTGCGTTTTCCGGGTGGAGTTCGTTGTCTGTTGAGGAAAGAACAAAATACTTTTCAAGGGTTGGGAAGGTCCTCAGGCAGAATGCCGAAATTTATGCCGAAATTATCACGAAAGAAATGGGAAAACCTATCAGGCAGTCAAGGGACGAGATTGAAAAATGCGCCTGGATCTGCGATTATTATGCAGAAAACGCGGCCGAATTCCTGAAAGATGAAGTTGTGGATATCGGAGCTGAGAAAAGCTACGTAACCTTTGAGCCTCTGGGAGTAATTTTCGGCATAATACCCTGGAGTTTCCCGTTCGAGCATGTTTTCAGGTTTGCAGTACCTTCAATGTGTGCAGGAAATGTGTGCATAATCAAACATGCTTCAAATGTGCCTGCTTCGGCCCTTGAAATTGAAAAAATCTTTCTTGAGGCAGGATTTCCTGAAAATGTTTTCAATACCCTGTTAATTGACTCAAAAACTGCAATGGAAATTATTGAAGAAGAACTGGTAGATGGGATTTCACTTACTGGCAACATAGACGGAGGCTCGGAGATAGGTGAACTTGCAGGAAGCCTGGTAAAGCCTCTCGTACTTGAGCTGGGAAGTTCGGACCCTTTCATAGTACTCGAAGACGCTGATCTCGAAAGAGCTACGCAGGTTGCTGCAAAGTCCAGTTTTCTAAATACCGGACAGAGCCATATTGCTGCCAAGCGATTTATTGTCCTGGAAACGATTGCTGTGGACTTTATTGAGGCATTTGAGCTTGAAATGCAGGAACTGAAAATCGGGGACCCTATGGATGAGGAAACCGATATTGGTCCTCTTGCAAAGAAAGAATTTCTTGATAGTCTTGAAAGAGTCCTTAAAGACGCAAAAAAGAAAGGTGCAGAACCTCACGTTTACGGAGAGGATCATAGTAAAGGTTTTTTCTTCAGGCCAACCCTCATTCCTGCAGCCAGTACCGATATGAAGGTTTGTAATGTAGAGGTTTTCGGGCCCATTGCCCCGGTAATCACAGTAAAAAACGAAGATGAAGCCGTCAAAGTCGCAAACGCCACAGAATTCGGGCTTGGGGCTGAAATATGGTCCCGAGACCTTGAAAGGGCTCAGAGGCTGGCAAAAAGAATAAAATTCGGATTAGTTGCCATTAATGGAATGGTTAAATCCGACCCGAGGTTGCCTTTTGGAGGAGTTAAAAAATCAGGAATCGGGCGAGAGCTTTCTCATTATGGGCTCAAGGAATTTGTGAACATAAAGACGGTTGTGGTCAACAAGTGA
- a CDS encoding CxxC-x17-CxxC domain-containing protein, translating to MAFNDRGNSFRGRDSNRGGFGGPREMYTAICSDCGAETQVPFKPDPDRPVYCRECLPKHRKPRENRY from the coding sequence ATGGCTTTTAATGACAGAGGAAATTCCTTCAGGGGAAGAGACAGCAACCGTGGAGGTTTCGGAGGTCCCAGGGAAATGTACACCGCGATCTGTTCTGACTGCGGCGCTGAAACTCAGGTTCCTTTCAAGCCTGACCCTGACAGACCAGTCTACTGCAGAGAGTGTCTTCCTAAACATAGGAAACCCAGAGAGAACAGATATTAA
- a CDS encoding CxxC-x17-CxxC domain-containing protein — protein sequence MGFNDRGSSYRGGNRNSGRGGFRGGNSGPREMHKVICSDCGVETEVPFKPTEGRPVYCRDCLPNHRKF from the coding sequence ATGGGTTTTAATGACAGAGGAAGTTCCTACCGTGGTGGCAACCGAAACAGCGGCCGCGGAGGTTTCAGAGGCGGCAACAGCGGCCCCAGAGAAATGCACAAGGTTATCTGTTCTGACTGCGGGGTTGAAACTGAGGTTCCATTCAAACCGACCGAAGGCCGGCCAGTTTATTGCAGGGATTGCCTTCCTAACCACAGGAAGTTTTAA
- the eif1A gene encoding translation initiation factor eIF-1A — protein sequence MIRQKNSGSKKSVAGDTHEVTRVRTPRKDRNEVLATVLSLLGSKRVTLQCMDGVVRMGRIPGSKNKRMWIREGDIVIANPWEIQDSKADVTWKYTRPQIEWLERKGYLN from the coding sequence ATTATCCGACAGAAAAACTCAGGATCAAAAAAATCGGTTGCAGGAGATACTCATGAAGTAACAAGAGTACGCACTCCTCGAAAGGACAGAAACGAAGTTCTGGCAACAGTATTAAGTTTACTCGGTTCTAAAAGAGTCACACTACAGTGTATGGACGGTGTGGTCCGAATGGGACGAATTCCCGGGTCCAAAAACAAGAGAATGTGGATTCGCGAAGGCGATATAGTCATAGCGAACCCATGGGAAATTCAGGACTCCAAAGCCGATGTTACCTGGAAATATACAAGGCCTCAGATTGAATGGCTTGAAAGAAAAGGATACCTTAACTGA
- a CDS encoding CxxC-x17-CxxC domain-containing protein → MSFNDRGNSFRGRDSNRGNRDNNRGGYRGGNSGPREMYPAVCSDCGVETQVPFKPTEGRPVYCRDCLPNHRKF, encoded by the coding sequence ATGAGTTTTAATGACAGAGGGAACTCTTTCAGGGGAAGAGATAGCAACCGGGGAAATAGGGACAACAATCGCGGAGGTTACAGAGGGGGCAACAGCGGTCCCAGAGAAATGTATCCCGCCGTTTGTTCTGACTGTGGTGTAGAGACACAGGTTCCATTCAAGCCAACTGAAGGAAGACCGGTTTACTGCAGAGACTGCCTACCAAATCACAGAAAGTTCTAA